A DNA window from Schistocerca gregaria isolate iqSchGreg1 chromosome 2, iqSchGreg1.2, whole genome shotgun sequence contains the following coding sequences:
- the LOC126336332 gene encoding cuticle protein 21-like: protein MACKLVVLAALVAVTRAGYLGAPAVYAPGAPLAARAYAAPAIAAAPIARAYAPAIAAAPIARAYAPAIAAAPIARYAAAPIARYAAAPAVRAAPVAVAASAAVAAEFDPNPQYSYGYSVQDALTGDSKNQHETRSGDVVQGSYSLAEPDGSIRTVEYTADPVNGFNAVVHRESGAHPAPVVAAAPAIAAAPAIAAAPIARAAYAVPALAYGKAYHG from the exons ATGGCTTGCAAG CTTGTAGTGTTGGCAGCCCTGGTGGCAGTCACCAGAGCCGGCTACCTGGGCGCACCCGCCGTCTACGCACCTGGAGCTCCCCTGGCCGCCCGCGCCTAtgccgcccccgccatcgccgccgcTCCCATTGCCAGAGCCTACGCCCCAGCAATTGCTGCCGCCCCCATAGCCAGGGCGTACGCCCCTGCCATCGCCGCTGCCCCCATCGCCAGATACGCCGCCGCCCCCATCGCTAGatacgccgccgcccccgccgtcagAGCCGCCCCTGTGGCCGTTGCCGCCTCTGCCGCTGTCGCCGCCGAGTTCGACCCCAACCCGCAGTACAGCTACGGCTACAGCGTGCAGGACGCGCTCACCGGCGACTCCAAAAACCAGCACGAGACGCGCAGCGGTGACGTCGTCCAGGGCAGCTACAGCCTGGCCGAACCTGACGGTTCCATCCGCACCGTCGAGTACACAGCTGACCCCGTCAACGGCTTCAACGCCGTCGTACACAGGGAGAGCGGTGCCCACCCCGCACCGgtcgtcgccgccgcccccgccatcgccgccgcccccgccatcgccgccgcccccATCGCTAGGGCTGCTTACGCTGTCCCTGCGCTGGCGTATGGCAAGGCTTACCACGGCTAG